In one Mucilaginibacter ginsenosidivorax genomic region, the following are encoded:
- a CDS encoding RagB/SusD family nutrient uptake outer membrane protein — MKKLTIKIGTTCLAALVLASMSCTKLNEKVYGSKEVRAASNGSSGDLGGVYSQLNGQSNQANTYALQEHPTDEMMGPTRGTDWGDFGTWRKLHTHTWDAFHNQVNDTWDELNTGVYRATQVINASGVTNQVKGEASFLRAYFMFEVVDLYGQAPFRDPAGSVDAIPTVYNRSAATDFIIKDLEFAEANLGTPTDIGHAGKAAAQALLAKVYLNKAVYKATTVGGPFTFDAADMNKVIGYCNAVTAAGFHLNGPGKYFDNFSWDNTTLSTEIIFGRINTSTNAPANTHNRWRMGMHYNQSPSSWNGFTTLADFYHSFEASDERIGGTYPKLTEYNGLRTGFLIGQQYGPGNVALKQRGGQPLIFTPDVNLNYSTEAQGIRVIKYFPQPKPDGSVNDDYATNTYILLRYSDVLLMKAEAIMRGGTDPNGQTALGIVNNLRTTRGATALGSLTAANLLAERGRELYYEGWRRNDLIRFEKFNDPVDQRPNKTDKTRTLYPIPQRAVDTNPNLKQNAGY, encoded by the coding sequence ATGAAAAAATTAACAATAAAAATTGGAACAACCTGCCTGGCAGCACTTGTGCTTGCCTCAATGAGTTGTACAAAACTGAATGAAAAGGTTTATGGTTCAAAGGAAGTTAGGGCGGCAAGTAATGGATCTTCTGGCGACCTTGGTGGCGTATACTCGCAATTAAACGGACAATCAAACCAGGCCAATACTTACGCATTGCAAGAGCACCCAACAGACGAAATGATGGGCCCTACAAGGGGAACTGACTGGGGCGATTTTGGAACATGGCGTAAATTGCACACGCATACCTGGGATGCCTTCCACAACCAGGTAAATGATACCTGGGACGAGTTGAACACAGGTGTTTACCGCGCCACACAGGTTATCAATGCATCTGGCGTAACCAACCAGGTAAAAGGCGAAGCCAGCTTTTTAAGGGCTTACTTTATGTTTGAAGTAGTTGACCTTTATGGCCAGGCACCTTTCAGAGATCCAGCTGGCTCGGTAGATGCAATACCTACAGTTTATAACCGTAGCGCAGCAACAGATTTTATAATTAAAGATCTGGAATTTGCAGAAGCTAATCTTGGCACACCAACCGACATTGGCCATGCCGGTAAAGCCGCTGCACAGGCGCTTTTGGCCAAGGTTTACCTTAATAAAGCTGTATACAAAGCAACAACCGTTGGCGGTCCGTTTACTTTTGATGCTGCGGATATGAACAAAGTAATAGGCTATTGCAACGCGGTAACTGCCGCAGGTTTTCATTTAAATGGCCCTGGTAAATACTTTGATAACTTTTCATGGGATAACACCACATTAAGTACCGAGATCATCTTCGGCCGTATTAATACCTCTACAAATGCGCCGGCAAATACCCACAACCGTTGGAGAATGGGTATGCACTACAACCAAAGCCCAAGCAGCTGGAACGGTTTTACAACCCTTGCCGATTTTTATCACAGCTTTGAGGCCAGCGATGAGCGTATTGGTGGTACTTATCCAAAATTAACCGAATACAATGGTTTAAGAACTGGTTTCCTTATCGGCCAGCAATACGGTCCGGGCAATGTTGCCTTAAAACAACGTGGTGGTCAGCCATTGATTTTTACTCCGGATGTTAACTTAAATTACTCAACCGAGGCACAAGGTATCAGGGTTATTAAATATTTCCCTCAGCCTAAACCTGATGGTTCTGTAAATGATGATTATGCAACTAATACATACATCCTTTTACGTTACTCTGATGTACTATTAATGAAAGCTGAAGCTATTATGCGTGGCGGTACCGATCCTAACGGCCAAACAGCTTTGGGTATTGTTAATAATTTAAGAACAACACGTGGCGCAACTGCATTGGGCTCATTAACAGCAGCCAATTTATTGGCCGAACGTGGCCGCGAACTGTATTATGAAGGATGGAGAAGGAATGACCTTATCCGTTTCGAAAAATTCAATGACCCGGTTGATCAACGCCCTAACAAAACCGATAAAACAAGAACTTTATACCCTATTCCTCAGCGTGCTGTGGATACCAATCCTAACCTTAAACAAAACGCAGGTTATTAA
- a CDS encoding VCBS repeat-containing protein, giving the protein MMLFKKWSFVFAGIFLLWSCNGGQKNTLFSLQPNDETGITFINQLTDKDRTNVFSYRNYYNGGGVAIGDVNNDGLNDVYLTSNTGGNQLFINKGNWKFENATAKAGVKGTKYWSTGATMVDINGDGWLDIYVCHSGNARGKEKGNELFINQHDGTFKEEAEKYGLVDNGLSTQAIFFDYDNDGDLDCFVLNNSFRPIGSFDFSKNLREVVDPLGGARLYRNDGGHFTNVTQQAGIFSSDIGFGLGVSVADVNQDGYPDIYVSNDFFERDYLYINQKNGTFKEDIQNETGHLSLASMGSDIADINNDGQYDIFTTEMLPEGDKRLKKMTSFESYDVIKAKQHDGYYNQYMQNCLQVNNGDGTFSETAFYSGIAATDWSWGALMFDMDNDGWKDIFISNGIYKDLTDQDYIEFLGNRDNMAKIAEGRKKFDFKDFTDKMVSTPLSNYAYLNNHNLTFSNKAADFGLDKPSFSNGAAYADLDNDGDNDLVVNNVNMPVYVYKSNAEKNGNHHIQLKLKGTGLNTFGVGTTIKAFMKGSALIYYNQPTRGFQSCTSPNLLTIGTGKYKQVDSLQVIWPGGKYQLIKNIKGDRVYTCKQTDANLNYNWNKPVVKSLFADVTKAVFDSIPRHKEDDFIDFDNERLMLQMLSTENPYMASADVNGDGLTDFYFGSSKNGAAAIYIQQKNGSFKQSIPDDLAKQSYLENAGAVFADFDGDGDQDLIIGVGGNADEAGTPVYFPRFYENDGKGNFHRDASRTLHAGVNASVVISADYDADGHPDLFIGGRSVPGLYGCSPKSYVFHNDGNGHFTDVSASVLGPDTKLGMVTSAKWADLDKDGYPDLIVAGNWMGIRIFRNHKGKFTEDTQLANYKGWWSSLEVADVDGDGHLDIIGGNIGLNSKFRASFTEPMKIYIKDFDNNGTKECVTSMYRSDDVSYVFHMKPDLVGQLPILKKRFLQYVDYAGKPFNEVFTPEMLEGAEIHEMNFLASAVFLNNGKKFTCKLLPADAQLSMVNTILCDDMGSAGNTKIILAGNFYGFKPEIGRLDANRGLVYQFNKNGFTYLPPVKTGFDLRGQVRSSLVIKNPSGGKYYLFGINDEPLKAYKLR; this is encoded by the coding sequence ATGATGCTATTTAAAAAGTGGTCTTTTGTTTTTGCAGGAATTTTTCTATTATGGAGCTGTAACGGTGGTCAAAAAAACACGTTGTTTTCGTTACAACCCAATGATGAAACAGGCATAACTTTTATAAACCAGTTAACCGATAAGGACCGTACCAATGTATTTAGCTACCGTAATTATTATAACGGCGGCGGCGTTGCTATTGGCGATGTTAATAACGATGGGCTTAATGACGTTTACCTCACTTCAAATACCGGGGGCAACCAGCTTTTTATAAACAAAGGCAACTGGAAATTTGAAAATGCTACGGCCAAAGCTGGGGTGAAAGGCACCAAATACTGGAGCACCGGCGCAACTATGGTTGACATTAATGGTGATGGATGGCTGGATATTTATGTTTGCCACAGCGGCAACGCCCGTGGCAAAGAAAAAGGGAACGAATTATTTATTAACCAGCACGATGGTACGTTTAAGGAAGAGGCCGAAAAATATGGCCTGGTAGATAATGGATTATCAACCCAGGCCATATTTTTTGACTATGATAACGACGGCGACCTGGATTGCTTTGTGTTGAATAACTCATTCAGGCCAATTGGCTCTTTTGATTTTAGCAAAAACCTGCGCGAGGTTGTCGACCCCTTGGGTGGTGCCCGCCTGTATCGTAATGACGGCGGCCATTTTACCAACGTAACACAACAGGCCGGTATTTTTTCAAGCGATATAGGGTTTGGCCTTGGCGTATCTGTGGCCGATGTTAACCAGGATGGTTACCCTGATATTTATGTATCTAACGATTTTTTTGAACGCGATTACCTCTACATTAACCAAAAAAACGGAACGTTTAAAGAGGATATCCAAAATGAGACCGGCCACCTGAGCCTGGCCTCGATGGGATCGGACATTGCCGATATTAATAACGATGGGCAGTATGATATTTTTACTACCGAGATGCTGCCCGAAGGCGATAAGCGCCTCAAAAAAATGACCTCGTTTGAATCGTACGATGTAATCAAGGCCAAACAGCACGATGGTTATTACAATCAGTATATGCAAAACTGCCTGCAGGTAAATAATGGCGACGGAACATTTTCCGAAACTGCTTTTTACTCGGGTATAGCCGCTACCGACTGGAGCTGGGGAGCGTTGATGTTTGATATGGATAACGACGGCTGGAAAGATATTTTCATCTCCAACGGCATTTACAAAGACCTTACCGATCAGGATTATATCGAATTTTTGGGCAATAGGGATAACATGGCCAAAATAGCCGAAGGTCGTAAAAAGTTTGATTTTAAGGATTTTACAGATAAAATGGTATCAACGCCCTTGTCAAATTACGCTTATCTCAATAACCACAACCTTACATTTAGCAATAAAGCTGCCGATTTTGGTTTAGATAAGCCATCCTTCAGCAACGGCGCCGCCTATGCCGATCTGGATAACGATGGCGATAACGACCTGGTGGTTAATAACGTAAACATGCCTGTATACGTTTATAAAAGTAATGCCGAAAAAAATGGCAATCATCATATTCAGCTAAAGCTAAAAGGTACCGGGTTAAATACCTTTGGTGTGGGCACAACCATCAAAGCCTTTATGAAAGGCAGTGCGCTTATTTACTACAACCAGCCCACCCGTGGTTTTCAAAGCTGCACATCGCCCAATTTGCTTACTATAGGTACAGGCAAATATAAACAGGTTGATTCGCTCCAGGTCATTTGGCCGGGCGGCAAATATCAGCTAATTAAAAATATTAAAGGCGATAGGGTTTATACCTGTAAGCAAACTGATGCAAATTTGAACTATAACTGGAACAAGCCGGTAGTCAAATCATTATTTGCCGATGTAACCAAAGCTGTGTTTGATAGCATCCCCAGGCATAAAGAGGATGATTTTATAGATTTTGACAACGAGCGGCTGATGCTGCAAATGTTATCAACCGAAAACCCTTACATGGCAAGCGCCGATGTAAATGGCGATGGCTTAACTGATTTTTATTTTGGCAGTTCCAAAAACGGGGCGGCGGCTATCTACATACAACAAAAAAACGGCAGCTTTAAACAAAGCATCCCCGATGATTTGGCTAAACAAAGCTACCTTGAAAATGCCGGTGCTGTATTTGCCGATTTTGATGGTGATGGCGACCAGGACCTTATCATAGGGGTAGGGGGCAATGCCGATGAAGCCGGTACGCCGGTTTATTTCCCCAGGTTTTATGAAAACGATGGCAAAGGAAACTTCCATCGTGATGCAAGCCGCACACTACATGCAGGGGTTAACGCGTCGGTGGTCATATCGGCAGATTATGATGCCGATGGCCACCCCGATTTATTTATTGGGGGCAGGAGTGTGCCCGGGCTTTATGGCTGTTCGCCAAAATCATATGTTTTTCATAACGATGGTAATGGCCATTTTACCGATGTATCTGCCTCGGTATTAGGGCCGGATACCAAATTGGGGATGGTTACATCGGCCAAATGGGCCGACCTGGATAAAGATGGCTACCCGGATCTGATCGTAGCCGGAAACTGGATGGGCATCCGCATTTTCAGGAACCATAAGGGCAAATTTACCGAAGATACCCAACTGGCAAATTACAAGGGCTGGTGGAGCAGCCTGGAAGTAGCCGATGTAGACGGCGATGGCCATCTGGATATTATTGGCGGCAACATTGGATTAAACTCCAAGTTCAGGGCCTCGTTTACCGAGCCTATGAAGATTTATATTAAAGATTTTGATAATAATGGCACAAAAGAATGCGTAACATCTATGTACCGCAGTGATGATGTCAGCTATGTTTTTCATATGAAACCCGATTTGGTTGGCCAACTGCCTATATTGAAAAAACGCTTTTTACAATATGTGGATTATGCAGGTAAACCTTTTAACGAGGTATTTACCCCCGAAATGCTGGAAGGTGCCGAAATTCATGAAATGAACTTTTTGGCCTCGGCCGTATTTTTAAATAACGGCAAAAAATTCACCTGCAAATTGCTGCCTGCCGATGCTCAATTATCAATGGTGAACACCATTTTGTGCGATGATATGGGTAGCGCCGGCAATACCAAAATAATTTTAGCCGGCAATTTTTATGGCTTTAAGCCCGAAATAGGCCGGCTTGATGCCAACCGCGGCCTGGTTTATCAATTTAACAAAAATGGCTTTACCTATTTGCCGCCGGTAAAAACAGGATTTGATTTGCGTGGGCAGGTGCGGTCGTCGCTGGTTATCAAAAATCCATCGGGAGGCAAATACTACCTGTTTGGCATCAATGACGAACCTTTAAAAGCTTATAAACTCCGTTAA
- a CDS encoding FG-GAP repeat domain-containing protein, which yields MLFYKIYKSLPAKFLLWSCFIGMVLLSACKPNKAGEGVFKLLPADKTGLNFVNVNTVSDSVNILDYLYFYNGAGVAAADFNNDGLQDLYFVSNQGSDKLYLNKGNLKFEDITAKAGVAGTGNWKTGVTVVDINGDGLKDIYVSVVSGYKGFKGKNQLYINNGDLTFTESAAKYGLDFAGFSTQVSFFDYDKDGDLDMFLLTSSVHSNDTYGDSTLRFKYSHDAGDHLFRNDNGHFTDVTAKSGIYSAPIGYGLGLSVGDLNNDGWDDIYVSNDFFEQDYYYINQHDGTFKEQLKSAFGHTSLFSMGNTISDINKDGHLDVLTTDMLPEDLKALRSTINDEPLDIYNQEVNAGYYYQYSKNCLQLNVGNGNKFVDMGLYSGVSATDWTWSPLVQDFDMDGRKDMFFSNGIKKRLNDMDYLKYLGNPDVMREYKASRVFDKDKINMMPDGAVHNFFYHGDDLLKFTDASFNNDMQKPSISAGSVAVDLDNDGDLEIVTNNMDEQAYIYNNTTMEGSGKDKPAYLKYAVKYTKANPDGIGTKFFLKSGKQLDHQEIQTSNAYASNLSNELLFTFLPNDKPEELLVVWPDNSWQLVRDFKPGTKTVMKFDSAQTQSTGDVSSVINTFISNKQPFDYTPVQAKLLARLKPFDTPDFNYYSLLPHTYLPHTPAVAVADVNGDGIDDIYVGGFAGEEKYLLVGDKNGGYTKVVVPQFNQVKDYGDGQAVWADVNNDGKPDLLVISTNHPFQESDKLLPSRLYINKGNFQFEYKALPKIVNQTAKIAVFDFNGDGRSDVLLTGSISYTNYTAPRPSTILINKGNGNFEVSHDKQYNDITAIQYVTDIVTADVDHNGKPDLVITAEWQPIQLFLNDGKTLNKFSSPVLDNQKGWWQSVMVADVDGDGKADLVAGNWGTNNKYNVSPEQPLYAYNDDLDKDGKNDLILSYCVKGLYYPFRPKNDLEQELPYLKKEWLSYQKMADKTTAEIFKGKLDEENRLAANQFSSIFVSDVLHATKFEVLPYQYQQAPIRSIMRANNKAGDLLLNGNFWGVVPYEGKYDALGLVGLHYDKNKKQFSAPGYMVNAAFNFQELPYISTIKRAMSTNYLIVTYDGRLMLVTP from the coding sequence ATGTTGTTTTACAAAATATACAAATCATTGCCGGCGAAGTTTTTGTTGTGGAGCTGTTTTATCGGGATGGTTTTGCTATCGGCCTGCAAGCCTAATAAGGCAGGCGAGGGTGTTTTTAAATTATTACCGGCCGATAAAACCGGGTTAAATTTTGTTAACGTAAATACAGTTTCCGATTCGGTTAATATTCTCGATTATCTGTATTTCTACAACGGTGCCGGCGTAGCCGCTGCCGATTTTAATAACGATGGCCTGCAGGATTTGTATTTTGTATCTAACCAGGGTTCCGATAAACTATATCTTAACAAGGGCAATTTAAAATTTGAAGATATTACAGCCAAAGCGGGCGTAGCCGGCACGGGTAACTGGAAAACCGGCGTAACGGTTGTTGATATCAATGGAGATGGACTTAAAGATATTTACGTATCGGTAGTGTCCGGTTACAAAGGCTTTAAAGGTAAAAATCAGCTTTATATCAACAACGGAGATTTGACCTTTACAGAATCTGCTGCCAAATATGGGTTGGATTTTGCAGGTTTTTCCACCCAGGTCTCGTTTTTTGATTATGATAAAGATGGCGACCTGGATATGTTCCTGCTCACCTCCTCGGTACATAGTAATGATACCTACGGCGACTCGACCTTAAGGTTTAAATACAGCCATGATGCAGGCGACCATCTTTTCAGGAACGATAACGGGCATTTTACCGATGTTACTGCCAAATCGGGCATTTACAGCGCGCCGATAGGTTATGGCCTTGGCCTTAGTGTTGGCGATTTGAACAATGATGGCTGGGACGATATTTATGTAAGCAACGATTTTTTTGAACAGGATTATTATTACATCAACCAGCACGACGGCACTTTTAAAGAACAGCTGAAAAGCGCTTTTGGCCATACCAGTTTGTTCTCGATGGGTAATACCATCAGCGATATCAATAAAGACGGGCACCTGGATGTGCTGACTACCGATATGTTGCCCGAGGATTTGAAAGCGCTACGGTCGACAATTAATGACGAGCCGCTGGATATTTACAACCAGGAGGTTAATGCCGGCTATTACTACCAGTATTCAAAAAACTGCCTGCAGCTTAATGTTGGTAACGGCAATAAGTTTGTTGATATGGGTTTGTATAGTGGCGTATCGGCTACTGATTGGACATGGTCGCCCCTGGTACAGGATTTTGATATGGATGGCCGCAAGGATATGTTTTTTAGCAACGGCATAAAAAAACGGCTTAACGATATGGATTACCTGAAATACCTGGGCAACCCTGATGTAATGAGGGAATATAAGGCCAGCCGGGTATTTGATAAAGACAAGATCAACATGATGCCTGATGGTGCCGTACACAACTTTTTTTATCATGGCGATGACCTGTTAAAGTTTACCGACGCCTCTTTTAACAACGACATGCAAAAGCCGTCTATCTCTGCCGGCTCGGTAGCCGTGGATCTGGATAATGACGGCGACCTGGAAATTGTAACCAACAACATGGATGAACAAGCCTACATTTACAATAATACCACCATGGAAGGTAGCGGAAAAGATAAGCCGGCGTATTTGAAATATGCTGTTAAATATACCAAAGCCAATCCGGATGGTATTGGTACAAAGTTTTTCCTGAAATCGGGTAAGCAGCTGGATCACCAGGAAATTCAAACCAGTAATGCCTACGCCAGTAACCTGAGCAACGAGTTGCTTTTTACTTTTTTGCCTAACGATAAACCCGAAGAGCTATTGGTGGTATGGCCGGATAACAGCTGGCAACTGGTAAGGGATTTTAAGCCAGGGACTAAAACGGTAATGAAATTTGATAGCGCCCAAACGCAATCAACGGGTGATGTGTCGTCGGTAATAAATACGTTTATCAGTAATAAGCAACCCTTTGATTATACGCCGGTTCAGGCTAAGTTGCTGGCAAGGTTAAAGCCTTTTGATACGCCCGATTTTAATTACTATTCGTTATTGCCGCATACTTATTTGCCGCACACACCTGCTGTTGCTGTGGCCGATGTTAATGGTGATGGTATTGATGACATTTACGTGGGCGGCTTTGCCGGCGAGGAAAAATACCTGCTTGTGGGCGATAAAAACGGAGGGTATACCAAAGTTGTGGTGCCGCAATTTAACCAGGTTAAAGATTACGGTGATGGCCAGGCTGTTTGGGCCGACGTTAATAATGACGGTAAACCCGATTTGCTGGTGATCAGCACCAATCACCCTTTCCAGGAAAGTGATAAGCTGCTGCCGTCACGGTTGTACATCAATAAAGGAAATTTCCAGTTTGAGTATAAGGCATTACCCAAAATAGTTAATCAAACTGCTAAAATAGCCGTGTTTGATTTTAATGGAGATGGACGGAGTGATGTTTTATTAACGGGTAGCATTTCTTATACCAACTATACCGCACCGCGACCGTCGACCATTTTGATTAACAAGGGTAACGGGAATTTTGAGGTGAGTCATGATAAACAATACAACGATATTACTGCTATCCAGTATGTAACAGACATAGTTACAGCCGATGTTGACCACAATGGTAAACCCGATTTGGTAATTACTGCCGAGTGGCAGCCAATACAGCTATTTTTAAATGATGGTAAAACACTGAATAAATTTTCATCGCCGGTGCTGGATAACCAAAAAGGCTGGTGGCAATCAGTAATGGTAGCCGATGTGGATGGCGATGGTAAAGCCGACCTGGTAGCCGGAAACTGGGGAACCAACAATAAATACAATGTATCGCCAGAACAGCCTTTATATGCTTACAATGATGATTTGGATAAGGATGGTAAAAACGATTTAATATTATCCTACTGTGTAAAAGGGTTATACTATCCATTTCGCCCTAAAAACGATTTGGAGCAGGAATTGCCGTATCTGAAAAAGGAATGGCTGAGCTACCAAAAAATGGCCGATAAAACCACAGCCGAAATATTTAAAGGCAAACTGGACGAAGAAAACCGTTTAGCCGCAAATCAGTTCAGCAGTATTTTTGTAAGCGATGTGCTGCATGCCACCAAGTTTGAAGTTTTGCCTTATCAATACCAGCAGGCGCCCATCCGCTCCATTATGCGTGCAAATAATAAAGCCGGGGATTTGCTATTGAACGGCAACTTTTGGGGTGTAGTGCCTTACGAAGGCAAATACGACGCTTTAGGCCTGGTTGGTCTACATTATGATAAAAATAAAAAACAGTTTTCGGCGCCCGGCTATATGGTAAACGCGGCCTTTAATTTCCAGGAGCTCCCGTACATCAGCACTATAAAAAGGGCCATGTCTACCAATTACCTCATTGTTACTTATGATGGCAGGTTGATGTTAGTAACCCCATAA
- a CDS encoding alpha-ketoglutarate-dependent dioxygenase AlkB family protein translates to MEQLCFFPEAGQSKGLPIHLLDYRPGLFNEQESDSLLQKFIAETPWKQRIQRMYDKDVLTPRLTAWYGDPEVYDYASLTQSKPNYWTPELLMIKNKIEPLAGIQFNSVLLNYYRDGNDSVAWHSDREDVLGKNPIIASVSFGQVRSFDIRSKQDHHEKYSVRLEHGSFLLMKAGLQEHWEHRIAKSVKPMKARVNLTFRVVI, encoded by the coding sequence ATGGAACAGCTATGTTTTTTTCCCGAGGCCGGGCAAAGTAAGGGCCTGCCCATCCATTTATTAGATTACCGCCCCGGCCTTTTTAATGAGCAGGAAAGCGATAGCCTGCTCCAAAAGTTTATTGCCGAAACGCCCTGGAAACAGCGGATACAAAGGATGTACGATAAGGATGTGCTAACCCCGCGCCTTACCGCCTGGTACGGCGACCCGGAGGTTTATGACTATGCTTCCCTAACTCAAAGCAAACCCAATTACTGGACGCCCGAACTGCTGATGATTAAAAATAAAATAGAACCATTGGCCGGCATCCAGTTTAACAGTGTATTGCTCAACTATTACCGCGATGGCAACGACTCGGTAGCCTGGCACAGCGACCGCGAAGATGTACTGGGTAAAAACCCCATCATCGCATCGGTAAGTTTTGGGCAGGTACGAAGCTTTGATATCCGCAGCAAACAGGATCATCATGAAAAATATTCGGTACGGTTGGAGCATGGCTCTTTCCTGCTGATGAAGGCCGGATTGCAGGAGCATTGGGAACACCGTATAGCAAAATCTGTAAAACCAATGAAAGCCAGGGTTAATTTGACATTTAGGGTGGTGATATGA
- a CDS encoding ImuA family protein yields the protein METKKDIISQLKKDILLWEGFKAPIAGADDSFGLGPIEAAFPNGIFPVGAVHEFLTTEPEHAAATSGFIGGILAQLMRHNGVCLWISKARMVFPPALKVFGVPPERVIFIDLQREKDLLWATEEALKCDGLAAVIAELPGITFTQSRRLQLAVESSKVTGFVLRTDAKKLSTTACVSRWQITHLPSELEDDLPGVGFPRWQVELLKARNGNPGCWQVEWVAGHFVPVIEEKAVTEIAYQQYA from the coding sequence ATGGAAACAAAAAAGGATATTATCAGCCAGCTAAAAAAAGATATTTTATTGTGGGAGGGCTTTAAAGCGCCCATTGCCGGGGCCGACGATAGCTTTGGCCTGGGGCCTATCGAGGCTGCCTTTCCAAACGGGATTTTTCCGGTAGGTGCGGTGCATGAGTTTTTAACTACCGAACCCGAACATGCCGCGGCTACCAGCGGTTTTATTGGCGGCATACTGGCCCAATTGATGCGCCATAATGGGGTTTGTTTATGGATAAGCAAAGCGCGTATGGTTTTTCCGCCTGCGCTTAAAGTATTTGGCGTACCGCCCGAGCGGGTGATATTTATAGACCTGCAGCGCGAAAAAGATTTGCTTTGGGCCACCGAAGAAGCTCTGAAATGCGATGGCCTGGCAGCCGTTATTGCCGAGTTACCGGGCATCACCTTTACCCAGTCGCGCCGTTTGCAGCTGGCGGTTGAAAGCAGCAAGGTTACCGGTTTTGTGTTGCGTACCGATGCTAAAAAACTAAGTACCACTGCCTGTGTATCCCGCTGGCAAATAACGCACCTGCCCAGCGAGTTGGAAGATGATTTACCCGGCGTAGGTTTCCCGCGCTGGCAGGTGGAACTTTTAAAAGCGCGTAACGGCAACCCCGGCTGCTGGCAGGTGGAATGGGTGGCTGGCCATTTTGTACCGGTTATTGAAGAGAAGGCGGTAACAGAAATAGCATACCAGCAATATGCCTAA